The Branchiostoma floridae strain S238N-H82 chromosome 12, Bfl_VNyyK, whole genome shotgun sequence genome segment TCTTGAAAAAGTAGTCAGAAGCCAcccaaacacaacaacaacgctGTAAGCTTCCCTTATTGAgggtatattttgaaaatgtatcatttatctatctatcaccAGTATTAGCCCTTTCTTATATCAGTTCCGTCTCCTTGCATTTAGCGGATCTCGAGAAAGAAATTTAGCTGAGCAAACGCAACAACATATAAAAATCTAATCCTACCACATTCTTTGTACGATcgtaataagaaaaaaaaaacggtacaTTTTCATTTGCCGCCCATAGCTCTATTAATTTCCATCCACAGTAACTTTTCATTGTAGTTCCATCgatcttttttttcagtttgctTCATATCGTTCCATATCGCACTTTctgtacatttcatttcatttcgcCCCGGCTCCATTTTGTTCTATTTCGCACTTTCTGCACACCTCGACTTCCTAGTAAACAGGATGGTTCCTTTCGACGTCTGGTCACACCGTTTTCCTCCTGGTTTAGTTCTGGTGAAGTTATGCTTTAAGATAGGATTTTTTCCCGATCACCACTTCTGTACCGTCTAGCTAGAGAACCGTTTATATAGACTGAAGAGATAATTTCCCAGCCTTGGTTTCTATGTTTAACCCTCCTGAACATtattcaacatggcggaatcGAAACTTTTGAATCGGCTCACAGAAGACTTCCTCGAGTGTCAGATCTGCCTGCAGCCCTACCGCCGGCCCAAGGTACTGTCTTGTCTTCATTCTTTCTGCCTGCAGTGTCTTGAAGAGCTTTTGAAGAAACAAAAGGTGAAAACAGAGCTTGACTGCCCTACCTGTCGCAGCAAGACTTTACTTCCGGGTGGCGGGGTCGCGGAGCTGAAAGATAATTTCTTCGTGGAGAGCCTGAAGGACACGGTGGACGTCCACAAGAAGCTGACTAATGAAGGAGAGAGTCTGGTCTGTGGGAGCTGTGAGACCAAGTCAGGAGCGGAGTCCTTCTGTACGGAATGTGGCGACTTTCTGTGTGACGAATGTGTAGCAATTCACAGTCGTATAAAGGTCACCAGAGGTCACCAGGTGATCTGCGTAGAGCAGCTCAAGGCCGAGTCCGACACCGTTAAGATCAAGCCTCGACCACTGCCATCGTGTAGGATCCACTCACAGGAGACTCTGAAGTTGTTCTGTGTCGACTGTAACGAGGCTATCTGTCAACTGTGCACCGTGCTGTCCCACAAGGACCACCTGTACGAGTATTTCGCCGACACAGCCTTGAAGGCAAAAGAAGACATACGCGCTCTTCTTGCGAAAACAGAGACGAAAATGGTGGATCTTACGAATGCTGGTCAAAAGACACACGCACAGAAGACAGAGTTGGAGAAAAATGTCACTGAAAGCATCGAAAAGATCAAGAGGAAAGCAGAACGAACTAGGAGGGAGTTGGTTGCGTTGGTCAATCAACAAGAGGCCGAGTTACTGAGTTATGTGAACGCGTTGAGCCAGACCCGGAGTAAGGAGTTCTCCACCGCTATAGAAGAGATAGAAACGGCGACCGTGGCGTTAGAGAGCGCGGCAGAGTTCGGACGGAACATCGTTGAACGCGGGTCGGAGTTTGACATGATGACGGTCAGTGGAGAAGTGAGCGGTAGACTGAAGAACCTGTTACAGGTAGATCTTACTGACATTAAAGATGGATTACCTGCGAAAGCATACATCTTTTGTGAAGAGGACAAAACGGCAAACATGGTCAAGCCTCACTTGGGAAAAGTCAAGACAACGCGAGGTAAGATTTTTAAATTTACAGGTTTCAAATTAAAGGTTCTGAAACAAAATTGCTCAATCGACAGACTACTACAGTAaaagaacacagtggactactactattATTCTCTAAGCTGCTTTTTTTCACCCTTCACAAGTTTAAATAAAGAGAACGGAGGTAGCTTTACAAAACATGCGACCATTATTCccccttacatctgcttggaaaattTACTACTATACAACTAAAATTCTCAACTTGCACTGTGTTATAATGGTGTTACCTAATTCACATTTAAGAAAAACTACACATAAGTAAGCATAACGTGTTACTGATATCATTTAGTCATACTTTGTTCTTGACAACCAAAATTCGTTTTGAAATACGATATTTACTCATAATCAGCATTACACGATCAAGTGACAAGACCAAGAGACAAAGTCCAGAAAACCATGGCAGTCAGCTTAAGTTTATCATCTCTTCACTATAAGATTCAGGTTACCCCACTGCCCGTCACACCATCGGTACCACCGGCCGTCTGGGCCCGACCAGCCTGGGGACCCACTACCGCGGACAGGACCACGAGGGGCTGGTGCAGCTGAAGGACGGGATTCAGTACTTCACTGTACCAGATACCGGGCAGTACAGGGTAGAGGCAGCAGGTGTGTTTTGAAATTATGTCAGAGAGTTCAAATGCGTACttcagttatttttttttttttttacatcgatgaaggttagacatccaggtgttAAGATATCTCACCTCATAAGATACGCCTAATAGaaattactcaaacaactggatatgatttttaaaacggCCAGACTtctcagatagcatccacttcTTTTTATCAGTGATCTTATTGACGAGCAgggttttataccctaactatgaattagcTAGGGTTTTATACCCTAGCTAACCCTGGCAAGGGAAAGACGAACCGGGAGGCAACTCTCTACCTTGATGGctaccttgcccccccccccccaacgacctggaggtcaagggactaggtaggtaggtaggtaggtatgaaTTGATGTGTAAAGGAGATTACCagacaattttagatagtcCCATAGGAAGCAAAGGCAATCTCTAATTAATTAGTATGCTGAATATTCTTCTAATGGTCTAATACTGTTGTTTCTCCTACAGTTGAGGTACAGGCGGAGTTTGACTATGAGGCCATGCTGGATGACGAGCTGACGTTAAAGATTGGTGACATCATCACCAACGTGAAGcaacaagatggcggctggtgGGAGGGCGAACTAAACGGGAAGAAGGGCTGGTTTCCTGCTAACTTTGTCACGGTTAGACAGAGGAGAAGGGGGCAGTACTGCAACACATGTTGATTAATATATGTAAGGTTATCGacgcaaaactaccgaagtcacgggttcctctctcagcactcggtgtctagtgcggaaggggccttccgcactagacGTCTAGTGCCGAAGATACGTCCGCACTAGGTGCCCAGTggtgagacggcttcagcacTCGAAAAACCCGAAtcaccactagaaaccgagtgctgagactacttccgcactagaaaacgagtgacgacaaatattccgcactagaaaacgagtgacgacaaacattccgcacaggaaaaccagtgacgacaaatactCCGCAcaggaaaccgagtgctgacagcTAGCCTCCGTTAcgttatggtctcattgatgagtttcttcttccaatagacttctatgttataatacgTGTTTTACATGCGCGCGTTCGTAATAAACCAACCTTAAATAGATcgatttttttaattctttgttgAGCACAGTTACTCGTcatcatgtaaaaaaattccCAACAGCTTCTATGCGTACAGTCTTTTATTAGgacaattacaaaatgcagttagcCAGGCATCGCAACAGGCACTTTTTAGCTGCCACCAGTCAACCACACCACTcaaaacccaggactgtgtacctccgatctagcgcgcggctgccaaactttacctgcttatttcttcagttagaaacaaaatttcaccaatctaacttttcatatcagttccgctggctaaaagggaatttctcaccgctaaaaacacgcgtccatccagccgtttagcttttggctcggatctcttttcgcggagtaatacatcaatgagaccttatttACAGTTCCGGCCAAAGGGTAAAATTGAATATGGCATTGGTCGATACCATTGTGGTCGAAAGAAGGGGTACCTTATACATTTTATCTTCATACAACGTAATGAAGATGACGATATGTTGTAATTCCTAGTAATGTATTCTATAAGTATTTCTGTAGAACTATGTTCATCGCCTTGTCAAtgagaggtaacgttacagttccgGGTCAACACATCAGTGGTTGCCATGATACGATCGCCGTCGAAAGAAGGGGACATGCCTTATCTTCGTATGTcagtatataacgtccttggtcagatACAACAATATTGAAGTCGACGATATTTGTTATTTCTTGAAACATTCTTTATTAAAGTATTACTGTAGAACGTAAGTGCCTTAAATGAAACCATTGTTGCACAAGTTGTCTTACTATTGCAACCAACCCAACAACATTTAATCTACAAGCGTCTAAAGAACATTCATTTTCAGAGCTTTCTAATCAACACTTATAACGATAACAATGGCGCAACTGTCAAAAGCAAACTCAGAACGCACATGCtattaaaatcatacaaagaaaagtatttcaaaacaaaaaatatagtCGCTAAACCAATCGTATTTTCAATCTCGATCAACGTCTAAAGGACATTCATTTTCAGAGCTTTCTAATCAACACTTATACGATAACAATGGCGCAACTGTCAAAAGCAAACTCAGAACGCAAATGCtattaaaatcatacaaagaaaagtatttcaaaacaaaaaatacagtcgCTAAACAAATCGTATTTTCAATTTCGATCAACGTCTGAAGGACATGCATGGCGGCAGCACTGATGAACAACAACGTCGGCAAGA includes the following:
- the LOC118427117 gene encoding E3 ubiquitin-protein ligase TRIM56-like, producing the protein MAESKLLNRLTEDFLECQICLQPYRRPKVLSCLHSFCLQCLEELLKKQKVKTELDCPTCRSKTLLPGGGVAELKDNFFVESLKDTVDVHKKLTNEGESLVCGSCETKSGAESFCTECGDFLCDECVAIHSRIKVTRGHQVICVEQLKAESDTVKIKPRPLPSCRIHSQETLKLFCVDCNEAICQLCTVLSHKDHLYEYFADTALKAKEDIRALLAKTETKMVDLTNAGQKTHAQKTELEKNVTESIEKIKRKAERTRRELVALVNQQEAELLSYVNALSQTRSKEFSTAIEEIETATVALESAAEFGRNIVERGSEFDMMTVSGEVSGRLKNLLQVDLTDIKDGLPAKAYIFCEEDKTANMVKPHLGKVKTTRDSGYPTARHTIGTTGRLGPTSLGTHYRGQDHEGLVQLKDGIQYFTVPDTGQYRVEAAVEVQAEFDYEAMLDDELTLKIGDIITNVKQQDGGWWEGELNGKKGWFPANFVTVRQRRRGQYCNTC